A part of Deltaproteobacteria bacterium genomic DNA contains:
- a CDS encoding efflux RND transporter permease subunit: MIEKIISACARNRFLVFTGVLLLVLGGVYAMQHIPLDAVPDISDVQVIVYTPWEGRSPDLIEDQVTYPIVSSLISAPKVKTVRGLSDFGFSYVYVIFEDGTDIYWARSRVLEYMQQLTGRLPEGAVPVLGPDATGVGWVYTYAVVDESGRHDLAELRSLQDWYLRYALASVQGVSEVASIGGFVKQYQVNIDPNRLSAYNISILDVISRIRMSNSDVEGRLMEFSGREYMVRGLGYLKSVEDIGGIVMGNQGGTPILLRDVAEVVVGPDIRRGIVELDGLGEVAGGVVVIRFGENALNVINAVKAKIAEIAPGLPEGVKIVPTYDRSDLIRQSIHNLQKTLLEEIIVVSLVVIVFLLHFRSALVPIFALPIALIISFIPMYFFRISSNIMSLGGLALSIGVLVDASIVMVENGYRRLSEGSDEERKNSVATIVSACQQVGRGIFFALVIIIISFVPVFMLEAQEGRLFRPLAFTKTFAMAASSLLAITLVPILMILFLRGRRLRPEEQNPLSRILRRIYAPILAWCLRFKKTAIAINFLLIPLAIFLALRIGSEFMPPLYEGTIFYMPVTNPGISVTEARNLLATQDRILKSFPEVLSVYGKAGRAETSTDPAPFSMMETTVQLKPRDQWRKVAREYDFLPEGLRPAARRIFGAERSLSFKELVEEMDRRMQFPGMQNAWTQPIRARIDMLSTGIRTPVGIKIFGPDLNTIQQLGIAAEQILKSVPGTRSVYAERVAGGYFTDIRIKRDAIARYGLTVGDVQQVIQSAIGGMNITRTIEGRERYPVNVRYMRELRDDIEKIERILVPVNITGAGGAMNAPAASGAQVSQIPLAQLADIRLTSGPAMIRDEDAMLAGYVFIDVTGRDLGGYVEDAKQAIAEKLHLPTGYFLSWSGQYEFQLRAKERLKVVLPIVFFVIFILLYMTFRSISESIILMLAVLYAMTGGVILQYLLGYNFSVAVWVGYIALYGIAVETGVVMIIYLHEALDKRLSRGSVSQADILEATVEGSVLRLRPKIMTVGTTLMALVPIMWSVGVGSDVMKPIAAPIIGGLVTSTVHVLIITPVIFAMIKSRALKKGKLNISELSH, translated from the coding sequence GTGATCGAGAAGATAATTTCAGCCTGCGCCCGGAACCGCTTCCTTGTCTTCACCGGCGTCTTGCTGCTGGTTCTGGGTGGTGTTTACGCCATGCAGCACATCCCCCTGGATGCCGTGCCGGACATTTCCGACGTTCAGGTGATCGTCTACACACCCTGGGAAGGCCGCAGCCCGGACTTGATCGAGGATCAGGTAACTTATCCCATCGTCTCCAGTCTGATCTCCGCGCCCAAGGTAAAGACCGTGAGGGGCCTTTCCGACTTCGGCTTTTCCTATGTATATGTCATCTTCGAAGACGGCACGGATATCTACTGGGCCCGTTCGCGAGTATTGGAGTACATGCAACAGCTCACCGGCCGGCTGCCGGAGGGCGCGGTACCGGTGCTGGGCCCGGATGCGACCGGTGTGGGATGGGTCTACACCTACGCCGTGGTGGACGAAAGCGGACGGCACGACCTAGCCGAGCTGCGTTCCCTGCAAGACTGGTACTTGCGCTATGCCCTTGCCAGCGTTCAAGGAGTTTCGGAAGTAGCCAGCATCGGAGGCTTCGTCAAGCAGTATCAAGTCAACATCGATCCCAACCGTCTATCGGCGTATAATATTTCCATTCTGGACGTTATCAGCCGCATCAGGATGTCCAACAGCGACGTCGAAGGGCGGCTGATGGAATTCAGCGGCCGGGAATACATGGTGCGAGGCCTGGGATACCTGAAATCGGTGGAGGACATCGGCGGGATCGTAATGGGCAACCAGGGTGGCACCCCAATCCTGTTGCGTGACGTCGCAGAAGTAGTCGTCGGGCCGGACATCCGCAGGGGCATTGTGGAATTGGACGGTCTGGGTGAAGTGGCGGGCGGAGTGGTCGTGATCCGCTTCGGCGAAAACGCATTGAACGTCATCAACGCCGTCAAAGCGAAGATCGCCGAAATCGCCCCGGGATTGCCCGAAGGGGTCAAGATCGTGCCCACCTACGACCGATCGGATCTGATTCGCCAATCCATCCACAATTTGCAGAAAACGCTGCTGGAAGAGATCATCGTGGTCAGCCTGGTGGTGATCGTTTTTCTATTGCACTTCAGATCCGCCCTGGTGCCTATTTTCGCCTTGCCCATCGCCCTGATTATCTCCTTCATTCCCATGTATTTCTTTCGAATCTCTTCCAATATCATGAGCCTGGGCGGACTGGCGCTCTCCATCGGCGTGCTGGTGGACGCTTCCATTGTGATGGTCGAAAACGGCTACCGGCGTCTTTCAGAAGGCAGCGACGAGGAGCGTAAGAACAGCGTCGCTACGATCGTCAGTGCTTGTCAGCAGGTCGGACGGGGCATCTTCTTCGCACTGGTGATCATCATTATCTCTTTTGTGCCCGTATTCATGCTCGAGGCCCAGGAGGGTCGGTTGTTTCGTCCCCTCGCCTTCACCAAGACCTTCGCCATGGCCGCCTCTTCGCTGCTGGCCATCACACTCGTGCCCATCCTGATGATCCTTTTCCTGCGCGGCAGACGCCTAAGGCCCGAGGAACAGAACCCGCTGTCGCGCATTCTGAGGAGGATATACGCGCCTATCCTGGCCTGGTGCCTTCGATTCAAGAAGACCGCCATCGCGATCAACTTCCTGCTCATTCCTCTGGCGATTTTTCTGGCGCTGCGCATCGGCAGCGAATTCATGCCGCCGCTTTACGAGGGAACCATATTCTACATGCCGGTAACCAACCCAGGCATTTCGGTGACGGAAGCCCGGAACCTGCTCGCGACCCAGGACCGCATCCTGAAGAGTTTTCCCGAAGTCCTGTCGGTTTACGGAAAGGCCGGCCGGGCCGAAACGTCCACGGATCCGGCGCCGTTCAGCATGATGGAGACCACCGTGCAGTTGAAACCCCGCGACCAGTGGCGTAAGGTCGCTAGGGAGTACGACTTTCTGCCGGAAGGGTTACGTCCGGCCGCCAGACGCATCTTCGGCGCCGAGCGCTCCCTGAGTTTTAAAGAACTGGTGGAAGAGATGGATCGGCGCATGCAGTTTCCCGGCATGCAAAACGCCTGGACCCAGCCCATCCGGGCGCGCATCGACATGCTCAGCACCGGCATCCGCACACCGGTGGGCATCAAGATTTTCGGTCCGGATCTCAATACCATTCAACAGCTTGGAATCGCCGCCGAACAAATCCTCAAATCGGTGCCCGGGACTCGCAGCGTATACGCCGAGCGCGTGGCCGGCGGTTATTTCACCGATATCCGGATCAAGCGAGACGCCATTGCACGCTATGGACTGACCGTGGGCGATGTCCAGCAGGTGATCCAGTCCGCCATCGGCGGTATGAACATCACCCGCACCATAGAAGGTCGCGAACGCTACCCGGTGAACGTACGCTACATGCGCGAACTACGGGACGACATCGAAAAGATCGAGCGCATCCTGGTGCCGGTGAACATAACCGGCGCCGGCGGGGCCATGAATGCGCCCGCTGCATCCGGCGCGCAGGTGAGTCAGATTCCGCTGGCGCAACTGGCCGATATCCGCCTGACCAGCGGACCGGCCATGATCCGAGACGAAGACGCCATGCTGGCCGGCTATGTCTTCATCGATGTCACCGGGCGCGATCTGGGCGGCTATGTCGAAGACGCCAAGCAGGCCATCGCCGAAAAGCTGCACCTGCCCACGGGCTATTTCCTTTCATGGAGCGGACAGTACGAATTCCAACTGCGCGCTAAAGAACGGCTCAAAGTCGTGTTGCCGATTGTCTTTTTCGTTATTTTCATTTTGCTCTATATGACCTTCCGCTCCATTTCGGAATCGATCATCCTGATGCTGGCTGTTTTGTACGCCATGACCGGCGGGGTGATCCTGCAGTATCTACTCGGCTACAATTTCAGCGTGGCCGTGTGGGTAGGCTATATCGCTTTGTACGGCATCGCTGTGGAAACCGGCGTGGTGATGATCATCTACCTGCACGAAGCGTTGGACAAGCGATTGAGCCGTGGGTCGGTCAGTCAGGCCGACATCCTCGAGGCCACCGTAGAAGGCTCGGTGCTCCGCCTGCGCCCCAAGATCATGACCGTGGGCACGACCCTGATGGCCCTGGTTCCGATCATGTGGTCGGTCGGCGTAGGGTCCGATGTCATGAAGCCCATTGCGGCGCCCATCATCGGGGGACTGGTCACCTCCACGGTACATGTGCTGATCATAACGCCGGTGATTTTTGCCATGATCAAATCCCGGGCACTGAAAAAAGGAAAATTGAACATATCGGAATTGAGCCATTGA
- a CDS encoding efflux RND transporter periplasmic adaptor subunit encodes MRSFHFVLLLILLAVGWALLGQAADEHAGHAPTAPASGDNKALSDFDELKSLDVGQLQNKGKMIELAPGSVQISSERQQLIGVKLGKVETRPLEKVIRTVGRIEYDEKRVGVVSTKIAGWVEELYADFTGRFVAKGQPLLTIYSPELVSTQEEYLLALSARRSWENSPYAEISGAGDVLIDSTRRRLLFWDISEDQIAQLEKNGKIQKTLALHSPLSGIILEKSIFRGAYVDPGATLFKIADLSVVWLIADIYEYELPIIRLGQYADITLASGEVFRGKAVYIYPALDARTRTARLRFELPNPKGQLKPEMYAEVAIKVDLGIRKAVPESAVIETGDRKVVLVSKDAGYFEPRDIVTGVRAEGYFEVVQGLEAGETVVTSANFLIDSESKLKEAVGSVHQH; translated from the coding sequence ATGCGCTCTTTTCATTTCGTACTACTACTGATCTTGCTGGCCGTCGGATGGGCGCTTCTCGGACAGGCCGCCGATGAACATGCGGGCCATGCCCCCACGGCCCCGGCGTCCGGAGATAATAAGGCCCTATCCGATTTCGATGAACTCAAAAGCCTGGATGTCGGGCAACTCCAAAATAAGGGCAAGATGATCGAGTTGGCCCCGGGCAGCGTCCAGATATCTTCCGAAAGGCAGCAGTTGATCGGCGTCAAACTCGGAAAAGTAGAAACGCGGCCGCTGGAAAAGGTTATCCGCACCGTCGGACGCATCGAGTACGACGAAAAACGTGTCGGAGTTGTCTCGACCAAGATCGCCGGCTGGGTGGAAGAGCTTTATGCCGACTTCACGGGCCGTTTTGTAGCCAAGGGACAGCCTCTCCTTACGATTTACAGCCCTGAACTCGTGTCCACCCAGGAGGAATACCTTCTGGCGTTGAGCGCTCGTCGCAGCTGGGAAAACAGCCCTTACGCGGAGATCTCGGGCGCCGGCGATGTGCTGATCGATTCGACGCGCCGGCGTCTTCTGTTCTGGGACATCAGCGAAGACCAAATCGCGCAACTGGAAAAGAACGGCAAGATTCAAAAGACCTTGGCGCTGCACTCGCCGCTGAGCGGCATCATCCTGGAGAAGTCGATTTTTCGCGGCGCCTATGTCGATCCGGGCGCCACGCTCTTTAAAATCGCGGATCTTTCGGTAGTCTGGCTGATCGCGGATATCTACGAGTATGAGCTACCGATAATTCGATTAGGACAGTACGCCGATATCACTCTAGCTTCGGGAGAAGTTTTCCGGGGCAAGGCGGTTTACATCTATCCAGCCCTCGATGCACGCACCCGCACTGCGCGCCTGCGGTTTGAGCTCCCGAATCCCAAAGGCCAGCTGAAACCGGAGATGTATGCTGAAGTAGCGATTAAAGTCGATCTGGGCATCCGTAAAGCCGTTCCTGAAAGCGCCGTGATCGAAACCGGCGACCGCAAGGTGGTGCTGGTGTCCAAGGACGCCGGATATTTCGAACCACGGGATATCGTAACGGGCGTTCGAGCGGAAGGCTACTTCGAAGTGGTGCAGGGACTAGAGGCGGGCGAGACGGTGGTGACGAGCGCCAATTTCCTGATCGACTCGGAATCCAAGCTCAAGGAGGCCGTCGGGTCCGTCCACCAACACTAA
- a CDS encoding TolC family protein: MPRILCGLFFLLFFLLRPLIAIPAEPVISLNQLIEEALAVNPQIGAARHRAEAARQQIPQAGALDDPMLGFGVLNLPDSFDFNVEPMTTKEISLSQKVPFFGKRRLMREVAERQAEASQSEIDENANQVIKDVKLVFYDLAHVYRATDVTLRNKAILEDFSRLTQTRYGLGQGIQEDVIRAQVEISRMLDELLMLEQRRRALEARMNMLLNRPTSHPLGVPEEVLFEPRNLDIEQLQQTALDTSPVLKALQNEVSAGVKGLSLANRERYPDFNFRVSYGQRDIDSELYSGMIEMNLPVFAKSKQNRKVDEAAARLSARQAEYTGARNEIFFAISDAATMAQRLQKQYELYRTGIIPQTTVQIQSAMSAYTVNKADFMTLLDSRMRLYRFELDFHQALTDYAKSIAVLEAAVGTPLVLGKEQE, translated from the coding sequence ATGCCACGCATCCTGTGCGGGCTTTTCTTCCTTCTCTTCTTTCTCCTCCGGCCGTTGATCGCCATTCCTGCGGAGCCCGTCATCAGCTTAAATCAACTGATCGAAGAGGCTTTGGCCGTCAATCCTCAGATCGGGGCGGCCCGCCATCGTGCCGAAGCCGCTCGACAGCAGATACCCCAGGCCGGAGCTCTGGATGATCCCATGCTCGGATTTGGCGTCCTGAATTTACCGGACAGTTTCGATTTCAACGTCGAGCCGATGACCACCAAGGAAATATCCTTGTCACAAAAAGTGCCTTTCTTCGGCAAGCGCCGGCTGATGCGAGAGGTCGCCGAAAGGCAAGCCGAAGCCTCTCAATCAGAGATCGACGAAAACGCCAACCAGGTGATCAAGGACGTCAAGCTGGTTTTTTACGATCTCGCTCATGTATACCGCGCCACCGATGTGACGCTTCGCAACAAGGCTATCCTTGAAGATTTTTCACGCTTGACCCAGACCCGCTACGGCCTCGGCCAGGGAATCCAGGAAGATGTGATCCGGGCACAGGTCGAGATCTCCCGCATGCTGGATGAGCTGCTGATGCTCGAACAGCGTCGGCGGGCGCTCGAGGCCAGAATGAACATGCTTCTGAATCGGCCTACGTCGCATCCTTTAGGTGTGCCTGAAGAAGTGCTTTTCGAGCCCCGTAATCTGGACATCGAACAGCTACAGCAGACCGCCCTCGACACAAGCCCCGTGCTTAAGGCCCTGCAGAACGAAGTATCGGCCGGCGTGAAAGGATTGTCTCTGGCGAATCGCGAGCGTTACCCCGATTTCAATTTCCGGGTGTCCTATGGTCAGCGCGATATCGACTCGGAGCTATACAGCGGTATGATCGAGATGAATTTACCGGTTTTCGCCAAATCCAAACAGAATCGAAAGGTGGATGAAGCGGCGGCCAGGCTATCGGCCCGGCAAGCCGAGTATACCGGAGCGCGGAACGAAATCTTCTTCGCCATCTCCGACGCGGCAACCATGGCCCAACGGCTTCAGAAGCAATATGAGCTGTATCGTACCGGAATTATTCCCCAGACCACAGTGCAAATCCAATCCGCCATGAGCGCCTATACCGTCAACAAGGCCGACTTCATGACCCTGCTCGACAGCCGTATGCGACTTTACCGCTTCGAGTTGGACTTCCATCAGGCCCTCACCGATTACGCCAAGAGCATCGCCGTCCTCGAGGCCGCGGTGGGGACGCCCCTGGTGCTTGGCAAGGAGCAAGAATAA
- a CDS encoding chromate resistance protein, with amino-acid sequence MASAHPTTWLLFIHQIPPKPDALRVKIWRRLQQVGAVAIKQSVYVMPFSEQSREDLSWTLKEIVEGGGDGSISEARFVEGLSDEQILALFHNARKSDYEKLIQEANALLAEWSSGESDPRDPATRGPAQLAKLQRRLDEMAAIDFFRTPERATAELQLKELGNLLTRQPSANNTVNEGIGDLMGKTWVTRCNLFVDRIACGWLIRRFVDNTAAFKFVPGPHYAPKPNEVRFDMYDGEYTHEGDRCTFEVMVQRLQIQDHAMGPLAEVVHDIDLKDGKFGRSETYGFNALLTGLVAAHPDDDERMTEGFRLFDNLYAYYQRQKRE; translated from the coding sequence ATGGCATCTGCCCATCCGACCACATGGCTGCTGTTCATTCATCAAATCCCCCCCAAACCAGACGCCCTTCGCGTGAAAATATGGAGGCGCCTTCAGCAGGTGGGGGCCGTCGCGATCAAGCAATCGGTCTACGTTATGCCGTTTTCCGAGCAATCAAGGGAGGATTTGAGCTGGACGCTCAAGGAGATTGTCGAGGGCGGCGGGGATGGCTCCATCTCAGAGGCGCGGTTTGTCGAGGGGCTCTCGGACGAACAGATCCTCGCCCTGTTCCACAACGCGCGCAAGTCGGACTACGAAAAGCTGATCCAGGAGGCCAACGCGCTGCTCGCCGAATGGTCTTCCGGAGAGAGCGACCCCAGGGACCCTGCGACCAGAGGACCGGCTCAGCTTGCCAAATTGCAGCGACGGTTGGACGAAATGGCCGCCATCGATTTTTTCCGGACCCCGGAGCGCGCCACGGCGGAATTGCAGCTTAAGGAGTTGGGAAATCTCCTGACCAGACAACCATCCGCCAACAACACGGTTAATGAGGGTATCGGCGACCTGATGGGAAAGACTTGGGTGACCCGCTGCAATCTGTTTGTCGACCGTATCGCTTGTGGCTGGCTGATCCGTCGATTCGTGGACAACACGGCAGCATTCAAATTCGTTCCTGGTCCTCATTACGCACCCAAGCCCAACGAGGTCCGTTTTGACATGTACGACGGGGAGTACACCCACGAGGGAGACCGCTGCACCTTCGAGGTTATGGTCCAACGTCTTCAGATTCAAGACCACGCCATGGGCCCTTTGGCTGAAGTGGTACACGACATCGACTTGAAGGACGGAAAGTTTGGCCGCAGCGAAACCTACGGATTTAACGCCCTTCTGACCGGCTTGGTGGCCGCGCATCCGGACGATGATGAGCGAATGACGGAAGGGTTTCGCCTGTTTGACAATCTGTACGCCTATTATCAACGGCAAAAGAGGGAATAA
- a CDS encoding chromate resistance protein, translated as MKWITRSRVHVDRVACPWLIARFIDTDAEFLFVPKSKVMQIAEKTGAIPFDTEGAELHHREDRCTFDAIIEDYQLTDTALLRMAKVINAADTGRLGADPLAAGFEAIAVGYSLRFPNDLENIEKQFEVYDALYTWCRLDVARRES; from the coding sequence ATGAAATGGATAACCCGATCCCGTGTCCACGTCGACCGGGTGGCGTGCCCTTGGCTGATCGCCCGGTTTATCGACACGGATGCCGAGTTTCTGTTCGTGCCGAAAAGCAAGGTAATGCAAATCGCCGAAAAGACCGGCGCGATTCCCTTTGACACTGAGGGAGCCGAGCTGCACCACCGGGAGGACCGCTGCACCTTCGATGCGATAATCGAGGATTACCAACTTACCGATACGGCCCTGCTGCGCATGGCCAAAGTGATCAACGCGGCGGACACCGGCCGCCTGGGCGCCGATCCCCTGGCGGCCGGTTTTGAAGCTATCGCCGTGGGCTACAGTCTGCGCTTTCCGAATGACCTGGAAAATATCGAAAAGCAGTTTGAGGTCTACGACGCCTTGTATACCTGGTGCCGCCTGGATGTCGCCAGGAGAGAATCCTAA
- a CDS encoding MFS transporter, which yields MNSRASRLAGFLGLKRSTVGVLVMVVLVGMGERMAERFLPIYMLAIGGGVLVIGLLQAMDNLLSALYSFPGGYLSDRIGAKRSLLIFNLVAMVGFALVILAPSWQAVLIGAMLFISWSAISLPATMSLMYKALPQNKRTMGVSMHSLVRRIPMALGPLLGGVFISVWGERDGVRLAFGVALVMAVAALLLQQRMIEDDTRDKRSTSDTCALTPEKNPLKLLRLMNPAMKGLLVTDILVRFCEQIPYAFVVVWCMKTITDSVSAVQFGLLTTIEMTTAVLVYIPVAYLADRGAKKPFVLMTFVFFTLFPMVLLFSRSFEWLVAAFILRGLKEFGEPTRKALIMDLSPDHCKAGMFGLYYLIRDVFVSLAALGGAFLWQISPQTNLIAAFVFGIIGTTGFAIFGRDIPVPTKNKESQNDSSETT from the coding sequence ATGAATTCACGGGCCTCACGGCTTGCCGGCTTTCTCGGCCTGAAGCGAAGCACGGTCGGTGTGCTGGTCATGGTGGTGCTGGTGGGCATGGGCGAGCGCATGGCCGAGCGTTTTCTGCCCATCTACATGCTGGCTATAGGGGGTGGTGTGCTGGTCATCGGGTTGCTTCAGGCCATGGACAACCTGCTGTCGGCCCTTTACTCCTTTCCCGGCGGCTACCTGTCCGACCGCATCGGCGCCAAACGGTCGCTTTTGATTTTTAACCTGGTGGCCATGGTCGGCTTTGCCCTGGTGATCCTGGCGCCTTCCTGGCAGGCGGTGCTCATCGGAGCGATGCTTTTCATTTCCTGGTCGGCCATATCCCTTCCGGCCACCATGAGCTTGATGTACAAGGCGCTGCCTCAAAACAAGCGCACCATGGGAGTCAGCATGCACTCGCTGGTGCGGCGCATTCCCATGGCCCTCGGCCCCCTGCTCGGCGGTGTCTTCATCAGTGTCTGGGGCGAGCGGGACGGGGTCCGCCTGGCCTTTGGCGTGGCCCTGGTCATGGCCGTGGCCGCGCTGCTCCTACAGCAGCGGATGATCGAAGATGATACTCGGGACAAGCGTTCCACATCCGACACCTGCGCTCTCACACCGGAAAAAAACCCGCTGAAACTGCTGCGCCTGATGAACCCGGCCATGAAAGGCCTGCTGGTGACCGATATCCTGGTGCGGTTTTGCGAGCAGATCCCCTATGCTTTCGTGGTGGTCTGGTGCATGAAGACCATCACGGATTCGGTATCGGCCGTTCAGTTCGGCCTGCTGACCACCATCGAAATGACCACGGCAGTGCTCGTCTACATTCCGGTGGCCTATCTCGCCGACCGCGGCGCCAAGAAGCCTTTTGTGCTGATGACCTTTGTCTTCTTCACCCTCTTTCCCATGGTGCTGTTGTTTAGTCGTAGCTTCGAGTGGCTCGTTGCGGCCTTTATTTTAAGGGGGCTAAAGGAGTTCGGAGAGCCCACCCGTAAGGCGCTGATCATGGATTTGTCTCCGGATCACTGTAAAGCGGGAATGTTCGGCCTATACTATCTGATCCGGGACGTTTTTGTTTCCCTGGCCGCCCTGGGCGGCGCGTTCTTGTGGCAAATCAGCCCTCAAACAAACCTGATAGCGGCGTTCGTTTTCGGGATCATCGGCACGACGGGGTTTGCGATTTTCGGCCGCGATATCCCAGTACCCACAAAAAACAAGGAGTCTCAAAATGACAGTTCGGAAACAACATAA
- a CDS encoding transporter has protein sequence MRRFFITVCSIMIALASVASPALAGPPLITDDPGTPGDGNWEINFAFAMERRDSETRFEAPILDVNYGWGDHVQLKFEIPWIILHEEGDSTKNGIGNSSLGVKWRFLGEKTDGFSVSFYPKLEFNTPGSSSDDRGLVDKGTSFAIPFQAAKGFGPVGLNLDLGYAFIEHNRNEWLCGLALSYEISDRFKLVGELAGNALSDFNEHELVTNLGAVWQVSKHLALPMSVGRSIHDSEGDGAELLSYIGVQLIY, from the coding sequence ATGCGCCGGTTTTTTATCACCGTTTGTTCGATTATGATTGCACTGGCCTCGGTTGCAAGCCCGGCGTTGGCCGGGCCTCCGCTCATAACCGACGATCCGGGCACTCCTGGAGATGGCAACTGGGAAATCAATTTTGCCTTTGCCATGGAAAGACGGGATTCGGAAACTCGTTTTGAGGCGCCGATCCTTGATGTCAATTACGGCTGGGGAGATCACGTCCAGCTCAAATTCGAAATCCCCTGGATCATTCTTCACGAAGAAGGGGATAGCACAAAGAACGGCATTGGAAACTCTTCATTGGGTGTTAAGTGGCGGTTTCTCGGTGAAAAAACCGATGGTTTTTCCGTTTCCTTCTATCCGAAGCTTGAGTTCAATACACCTGGCTCCTCATCAGATGACCGCGGACTTGTGGATAAAGGAACCAGTTTTGCTATTCCTTTCCAGGCGGCAAAGGGATTTGGACCAGTTGGCCTAAATTTGGACCTGGGGTACGCTTTCATAGAACACAATAGGAATGAATGGCTCTGCGGTCTTGCTCTGAGCTATGAAATATCCGATCGGTTCAAGCTCGTGGGAGAACTGGCCGGGAATGCCCTCAGTGATTTCAATGAACATGAACTGGTAACCAATCTCGGCGCCGTATGGCAGGTTAGCAAACATCTGGCCTTGCCCATGTCCGTGGGAAGAAGCATTCATGATTCCGAAGGAGATGGTGCTGAACTCCTATCCTACATTGGGGTGCAGTTAATATACTGA